The sequence GCCCTCCACCACCACCTGCTGTGCATCCGCCAGTTGATCCGGCGCCGCCCCTGGATACCACACCCGCAGGCTGTCTTTCCCTTCACACAACAGAAACCTGGTTTCGCCTTTTTTCGCATCCCAGCGAATAGAGGCAGGCGCCACATACCCGTTCACCCGCAGCCCCTCATGTACCGGCCACTCGGACCGGGCGAACAGCTCAGACACCGTCACATAATACAACGCGCTGTCTTTGAGGCTGCCGAGCAAAAGATAGGTCAACGCAGCGACGATGAGAACAACCCCCACCACGATCTTTGGCTTCATGCGTTCTCCTTGAAAGGATCCTGTTAAATTAAGCAATCCGCCTTTTTTAGTCAATCGCTTTTGTAAAGACTTTGATTTCCATATGCGATTTTGTATATTGGATCACTCGAAAAAAATCGAAGGAGTTTCTATGATCCGTTTCGCAGTCCTCGGCTATGGCTTCATGGGCGTCACCCATGCCAGCCAGATCAAGCGTCACCCCCAGGCAGAGTTGGTGGCGGTGGTAGAGACCAATCCAGACAAGATCAAACAGAGTACGCAGGGCAATCTGGGGGAGGCTCCGGAACAGAACCTATTGCAGGGCGTAGCGATCTACTCCACCCTCGGCGAGATGCTGCGCCAGGAAAAAATCGACTGCATCAGTCTCTGCCTGCCCACGCACCTGCATCGGACTTTGGCCGTGGAAGCGCTGGAGGCCGGCCGGTCGGTGATCTGCGAAAAACCCATGGCTCTGACCCTGGAAGATTGCGATGCCATGATCGCCGCTGCTCAACACAATCAGGCTACGCTGCTGATCGCACAATGTCTGCGTTTCTGGCCGGAATATGAAAAGCTGAAGCAATACATCGATTCCAGGGAACTGGGCGCCCTTCAAACGCTGCTCTTGCGCCGGGTCAGCGCTCCGCCCTTTTGGACCGGCACCGACAGCTGGTTCGCCGCGGCCGCTAAAAGCGGCGGCTGCCTCTTTGACCTGCACGTGCACGACGTGGACTTTATCCACTACAGTTTGGGCCGGCCGAGCGCGGTCTTTTCTCAGGGCCTGTCGACTGCCACAGGCCTGAACCATTCCGTGATGACGCAATACGAGTTCGCCGAACCGATGCTCTGCCTGGCTGAGGGCAGCTGGAATTATCCGCTCGGATTCCGAATGAGTTACACGGCGGTGTTTGAAAAGGGAGCGCTGGATTACGACAGCGGCCGCACGCCGACGCTCACTCTCACCCGAAGCGGCGCACAGGCGCCGGAGACCGTCGCACTGGAGCCTGGCGATGGATACAGTCGTGAATACGATTATTTCATCTCCTGTCTCGAACACCGGCAGGCGCCGCAGCGGATCACG is a genomic window of bacterium containing:
- a CDS encoding cytochrome c maturation protein CcmE, translated to MKPKIVVGVVLIVAALTYLLLGSLKDSALYYVTVSELFARSEWPVHEGLRVNGYVAPASIRWDAKKGETRFLLCEGKDSLRVWYPGAAPDQLADAQQVVVEG
- a CDS encoding Gfo/Idh/MocA family oxidoreductase translates to MIRFAVLGYGFMGVTHASQIKRHPQAELVAVVETNPDKIKQSTQGNLGEAPEQNLLQGVAIYSTLGEMLRQEKIDCISLCLPTHLHRTLAVEALEAGRSVICEKPMALTLEDCDAMIAAAQHNQATLLIAQCLRFWPEYEKLKQYIDSRELGALQTLLLRRVSAPPFWTGTDSWFAAAAKSGGCLFDLHVHDVDFIHYSLGRPSAVFSQGLSTATGLNHSVMTQYEFAEPMLCLAEGSWNYPLGFRMSYTAVFEKGALDYDSGRTPTLTLTRSGAQAPETVALEPGDGYSREYDYFISCLEHRQAPQRITPASARQSIEIALAEARSITTRKKIRL